The Verrucomicrobiia bacterium region AACCTCGATTCGATCCGCACCATGATCGACGTCCGCGACGCCATGGAGGCGTACTGGGTGGCGCTCGTGCACTGCAAGGCGGGCGAGACCTACAACATCGGAGGCAAGACCACGATTTCCGTAGGCGATTTTCTGGAGCTGCTCAAAAAGCACGCGAAGACCAAGATCCCGACGGTTCAGGACCCGGCACTGCTGCGGCCCGCGGACGTGACGCTCCAGATTCCGGACACGTCAAAGTTCAAGGCCGCCACGAAGTGGGAACCGAAGATCAGCTTCGAAGAAAGCGTGGTCAGCCTGCTCGAAGAATGGCGGCGGCGCGTGAAGCGCGAAGCCGCGGAGGCGAAATCATGAGCGGCCGGCCGACGTTCACGCTTTTCATGCCGACGATGAACGAAGTCGAGGGCATGAAGGCCATGATGCCGCGCGTGAATAAAGCCTGGGTGGACGAGATTCTGGTCGTGGACGGCGGCTCCAGGGACGGCACGCTGGAATACGCCGAGGCGGAAGGCTACCGCATCGCGCATCAGACCAAGACCAAAGGCATCATGGGTGCTTACATGGAAGGCCTGCCGCACGTCAAAACTGACGTGGTGATCGCGTTCAGCCCGGACGGCAATTCGCTTCCCGAGCGCATCCCCGCGCTTGTCGAAAAAATGAAAGAAGGCTACGACATGGTGATCGTGTCCCGGTATCTCGACGGCGCTAAAAGCGAGGACGATGATCCGGTGACGGCGTTCGGCAACTGGATGTTCACGACCATGATCAATGTCGCGTTCGGCGGTCATTATACGGATTCGCTCGTCATGTTCCGCGCGTGGGTCAAAGATTCCCTGGGTTCGATTTCGCGCGTGGAATTCCCGCGCGCCGGATTCGAGCCGCTCATGTCCATCCGCTGCGCCAAGGAAAAAAGAAAAGTCACGGAAATCCCGGGCGATGAGCCCAAGAGAATCGGCAGCGCGCGGAAAATGGACCCGCTGAAAAACGGCATGGACATCCTTCGCCTCATCGCGGCCGAAAAAATGGCGCGGGGACGGCGTCCATGAAAGTCACCCTCCTCCTGCCGACTCTGAACGAGGTCGAAGGCATGAAGGCCGTGCTGCCCCGCATCCGCCGTGAATGGGTGGACGAGATCTTCGTCGTGGACGGCGGTTCCACCGACGGCACGATGGAATACGCGAAGGAACAGGGATGCCGCGTATTGCGTCAGACACGCAAAGGCGTGCCCGGCGCATACCGCGACGCGCTGGAACACATCGACAGCGATATCATCATCACCTTCAGCCCTGACGGCAATTCGGTCCCGGAAAAAATCCCGGAGCTGATCGCCAAGATGAAAGAGGGCTACGACATGGTCGTTGTCTCGCGCTACATGCCGGGAGCGAAAAGCGAGGACGACGATCCGGTGACGGCCTTCGGCAACTGGATGTTCACAAAAATGATCAACATCCTGTTCGGCGGAAATTCCACGGATTCGCTGGTCATCTTCCGCGCCTGGAAAGCGGACCTGGTCAAAAAGGCGATCGAAGTGCCGCCGCGCGCGGGCTACGAATTGTACACGACGATCTACTGCGCCAAGCACAAACTGAAGACCGCGGACATCCCCGGCGACGAGCCCAAACGCATTGGCGGCGAGCGCAAGATGAACCCGCTGAAGAACGGCCTCGCGGTCCTGGGGCTCATCCTTTCCGAAAAGTTCTGCCCTCACCGGGGGAAACATGAGTAAGAAGAAGCTGCTGCTTTGCGGCGCCACGGGATTCATCGGCCGCAACATCCTGGAATCGCTTATCCGCAGTGACGCTTACGAGATTACCGCGGTCCATCATAAAAAGAATCCCCCTGACACGCTTGCGAAGGAAAAGAAGATAAAATGGGTCCAGGCCGATCTCACGCAGGCCGGCGACGTCGCCCGCGTCATCCCGGGCCAGGAAATCCTGGTGCAGGCCGCGGCCACGACTTCCGGCGCGAGGGACATCGTGACGAAGCCCTTTTATCACGTCACGGACAACGCGGTCATGAATTCGCTGCTTTTCCGCAGCGCGTACGAGAACAAGCTGAAGCACGTGGTGTTTTTCAGCTGCACGACCATGTACATGCCGCAGGACTCGCCGGTGAAGGAAGAGGATTTCAAAGGCGAGATGATCGACAAGTATTTCGGCGTGGGCTGGACGAAAGTCTACATCGAGAAGATGTGCGAGTTTTACGCGCGCCTGGGGCCGGCGAAATACATCGCGATCCGGCATTCGAATATTTACGGCCCGCACGACAAATACGATCTCGAGCGCTCGCATGTGTTCGGCGCGACGGTCGCTAAGGTCATGGCCGCGAAAGACAGAGTGGAAGTGTGGGGCGACGGCTCGGACGAGCGGGACCTGCTCCACGTGGATGATCTCGTGGATTTCGTGGAGCTCGCGCTGGAAAAGCAGGACAAGCCCTTCGAGCTTTTGAATCTGGGCTCGGGCGTTTCGGTTTCGGTGAAGCAGCTTGTGGAAGCCATCATCCGCGCGTCCGGAAAGAAGCTGGACGTTCATTACGATTTGTCGAAGCCGAGCATCGGCTTCAAGCTCAAGATCAATCTCGACAGGACGCGGAAAAATTTTGGCTGGAAGGCTCGCTTGGGGCTCGACGAGGGCATCCGGAAAACGCTTGAATGGTACCGTGCGAATTATAAGCCTGAGCCGGCGGTTTGATGGAAGCGATTATCCTCGCCGGTGGGCTCGGTACGCGCCTCGGCGCGTTGACGCGGGACGTTCCCAAGCCCATGGTGCCGGTGAAGGGCCGGCCGTTCCTGGAATACCTGATGGATTACTGGCGCGGGCAGGGCATCACAGGCTTTGTGCTGTCGGTGGGTTATAAGTCCGAAGTCGTGCAGTCCCATTTCGGCGCAAGTTACAAAGGCGCGCCCGTGCGGTACAGCGTGGAAAAAGAGCCTCTCGGTACTGGCGGTGGTTTGCTTCAGGCCCTGCGCATTTGTTCGGGCAAAGGGCCGGTGCTGGCGCTGAACGGCGATACTTTTTTTGCCGCCGGATTAAAGCCGCTGGCGGATTTGTACGGCAAAGCCAAGGCGGATCTGGTCATGGCGCTTTTTGAAGTGGCATCGCGTGACCGTTACGAAGGCGTCGCGCTCGAAGCCTCGGGCCGCATCAAAAAATTTATCCGGCGCGAAGACAAACAGCTTTGCCAGTTCGCCAACGGCGGCGTTTATCTGATCAATCCAGCGCTGGCGCAAGGCGCGCCGGAAGGGAAGGCGTCGCTGGAAAACGAATTGCTGCCCGCGTGGCTTTCGCAGAAAAAAGCCGTTTACGGCGCGGCGGCGCATGGAACCTTTATTGACATCGGAACGCCCGAGGATTACGCTCGGGCCGAACAAGTGCTGGCCCGGGGACAGGTCTAAGACCTGTCCCCATGAATAGGAAAGGAGTTCCCTTGAGCGAACGTATTTTGGTTACCGGAGGCGCGGGCTATCTCGGGTCCATCATGGTCCCGGAACTTTTGAACGCGGGCTACCAGGTCACGGTCCTGGACAATTTCATGTACCATCAGAACAGCCTGAACCATGTGTGCGCGAACCCGAAATTCGAGGCCGTGCGCGGAGACACGCGCGACGCAAAGGTGATGAAAGCTCTGCTCGCTAAAGCCGACGTCATCATTCCCCTTGCCGCGCTTGTCGGCGCGCCGCTCTGCGACCGCGATCCCATCGCGGCCACGACCACCAACCGCGATGCCGTCGTGAGCATCGTCAAGGCGCTCAGCAAGGAACAGAAAATCCTGATGCCCGTCACCAACAGCGGCTACGGCGTGGGCGAAAAAAACAAGGAATGCACGGAAGACTCGCCGCTCAATCCCATTTCGCTGTACGGACGTGACAAGGTCGAAGCGGAACAGGCGATTCTCAGCCGGCCGAATTCGATCAGCTTCCGTCTGGCCACGGTTTTCGGCATGAGCCCGCGCATGAGGATCGACCTTCTGGTCAACGATTTCACTTACCGCGCGGTCTATGACCGGTTTATCGTGCTTTTCGAGGCGCATTTCAAGCGCAACTACGTGCACGTCCGCGACGTGGCGCGCGTTTTCCTGCACGGCCTCAAGAATTTCGACAAGCTCAAGGGGCAGGCGTATAACGTGGGGCTTTCGGACGCC contains the following coding sequences:
- a CDS encoding NAD-dependent epimerase/dehydratase, producing MSERILVTGGAGYLGSIMVPELLNAGYQVTVLDNFMYHQNSLNHVCANPKFEAVRGDTRDAKVMKALLAKADVIIPLAALVGAPLCDRDPIAATTTNRDAVVSIVKALSKEQKILMPVTNSGYGVGEKNKECTEDSPLNPISLYGRDKVEAEQAILSRPNSISFRLATVFGMSPRMRIDLLVNDFTYRAVYDRFIVLFEAHFKRNYVHVRDVARVFLHGLKNFDKLKGQAYNVGLSDANLSKLELAQRIKKFIPSFTIMEAPVGEDPDKRDYIVSNAKIEKTGFKPQHSLDDGIRELIKGYTMIKNTIYTNI
- a CDS encoding nucleotidyltransferase family protein, which codes for MEAIILAGGLGTRLGALTRDVPKPMVPVKGRPFLEYLMDYWRGQGITGFVLSVGYKSEVVQSHFGASYKGAPVRYSVEKEPLGTGGGLLQALRICSGKGPVLALNGDTFFAAGLKPLADLYGKAKADLVMALFEVASRDRYEGVALEASGRIKKFIRREDKQLCQFANGGVYLINPALAQGAPEGKASLENELLPAWLSQKKAVYGAAAHGTFIDIGTPEDYARAEQVLARGQV
- a CDS encoding glycosyltransferase family 2 protein, with protein sequence MKVTLLLPTLNEVEGMKAVLPRIRREWVDEIFVVDGGSTDGTMEYAKEQGCRVLRQTRKGVPGAYRDALEHIDSDIIITFSPDGNSVPEKIPELIAKMKEGYDMVVVSRYMPGAKSEDDDPVTAFGNWMFTKMINILFGGNSTDSLVIFRAWKADLVKKAIEVPPRAGYELYTTIYCAKHKLKTADIPGDEPKRIGGERKMNPLKNGLAVLGLILSEKFCPHRGKHE
- a CDS encoding NAD-dependent epimerase/dehydratase family protein, translated to MSKKKLLLCGATGFIGRNILESLIRSDAYEITAVHHKKNPPDTLAKEKKIKWVQADLTQAGDVARVIPGQEILVQAAATTSGARDIVTKPFYHVTDNAVMNSLLFRSAYENKLKHVVFFSCTTMYMPQDSPVKEEDFKGEMIDKYFGVGWTKVYIEKMCEFYARLGPAKYIAIRHSNIYGPHDKYDLERSHVFGATVAKVMAAKDRVEVWGDGSDERDLLHVDDLVDFVELALEKQDKPFELLNLGSGVSVSVKQLVEAIIRASGKKLDVHYDLSKPSIGFKLKINLDRTRKNFGWKARLGLDEGIRKTLEWYRANYKPEPAV
- a CDS encoding glycosyltransferase family 2 protein, with the translated sequence MSGRPTFTLFMPTMNEVEGMKAMMPRVNKAWVDEILVVDGGSRDGTLEYAEAEGYRIAHQTKTKGIMGAYMEGLPHVKTDVVIAFSPDGNSLPERIPALVEKMKEGYDMVIVSRYLDGAKSEDDDPVTAFGNWMFTTMINVAFGGHYTDSLVMFRAWVKDSLGSISRVEFPRAGFEPLMSIRCAKEKRKVTEIPGDEPKRIGSARKMDPLKNGMDILRLIAAEKMARGRRP